The sequence GGCGTAAGATTGCGCTCGTTGGTAAAAGTGGAGCCGGTAAATCGACGATTGTACAGCTGTTGATGCGCTATTACACAACCTCCAACGGACAGATTACAGTAGATGGGCGGAATCTGGCGAGTTTTAACATAACTGAACTGCGCAGAAACATCGCCGTTGTACCTCAGGAAGTTATGCTCTTTGGCGGTACAATTCTGGAAAATATTCAGTACGGTAAGCCCGGTGCAACCGAAGCCGAAGTGCGCGAAGCAGCGCGTAAAGCCAATGCACTTCAATTTGTTGACTCTTTTCCAGAAGGTTTTCAGACAATTGTTGGCGAGCGTGGCGTTAAATTATCGGGTGGGCAACGGCAGCGAATAGCCATTGCCCGGGCCATCCTGAAAGACCCTGCTATTCTGATTCTCGATGAAGCAACCAGTTCGCTCGATGCTGAGTCTGAGAAATTAGTGCAGGAAGCACTGGATGAACTGATGCAGAATCGCACGACGATCATTATTGCGCACCGTTTGGCCACAATTCGTAAGGTGGATCGAATCTATGTGATTCGTGAAGGGCAGATTGCCGAATCGGGTACGCATGATGAATTGGCCATTCAGGAAGACGGGATCTACGCGAATCTGGTTAAATTGCAGTTTGAAACCATCGAATAACCATTTGTTGTTTACTAACTGTAATACGGTAATCAATAAACGACGAACCTTGAACGGAAATGGCCCTAGCAGCTAAAACCCTGAAAGACTTTAACCTTCGGCATACAAATGGCCGGGAGGAAGTGCTGGATTTGTTTCTGAACGCTGGTCATGCACTGGCGCATAACGATGTCGAAAACGGTCTTGGTCCTGACCATGACCGCGTAACGATTTATCGGACGCTACGAACGTTTCTGGATAAAGGATTACTGCATAAAGTTCTTGATGATGAGGGTGGAACAAAATATGCCCTATGCCGCGAGACCTGCGCCCACGGACATCATCACCATGACCATGTTCATTTCAAATGCGAAGCGTGCGGGCAGACAACCTGTTTAGATCAGGTTCGAATTCCAACCATAGCTTTACCAGAAGGCTATAATCGAAAGGAAATGAATTTGCTGATTCAGGGCGTTTGTCTGGATTGTAATAAGTAAGGAATAAGCGTCGTTCAAAGCAGTAGAAAACACGAACCAGGCTTTAAGAATATATACCCTCGCCATCGGCAGTGGAGACACTGCCGATTTTTTTGTAGTATCGATATGACCACTGAAAATACCTTTCAGGAACGACAACAACAATTTATAAAGGCCGAAAAGGTTGCTCATCAGCAATACAATCAATTGGCATTTTGGCGCCTTGTCTGGTTTGTAGGCAGTGTAATCGCTTTCTGGTTGCTAATTCGGTTCGATCAGCAACTGGGCGCTGCACTTTGTTTCCTGATAGGTCTGGCAGGTTTTCTGTTTCTGCTAAAAAAGCACCAGGCAATTCGCAATGAACGTAACCTGAATCACCATCTGGCCTTTGTTAATCAGGACGAAATTGCTCGACTCAAAAGACAGTATTTAAGGCCGGAATCCGGCGATCAGTTTACTAACCCAACCCATTTCTACTCGGGCGATCTGGATGTCTTCGGTAAGCATTCGTTGTTTCGGTTGCTTAATCGAACCCATACTTACGAGGGCCAGAATCGACTGGCGGCATGGCTTCAGGCCCCCGCTGGTCCCGATGCCGTCAGGCTTCGCCAACTCGCATCGGATGAGTTAAAGACAAAACTCGATTGGCGACAGCAGTTTGAGGCTTTGGCCTATTCAGAAGAAACGATTACACGATCTCCGGAAGCGCTTGTGAAATGGGCAACGGCCGACGTTTCGCCCTTGCCGACTTATCTTACTAGTGTACGGTTTTTATTCCCGGCAATTACACTAGGTTTATTCGTGGCCTGGCTGATGGGCTATTTACCCGGCCTGGCTGTGTTGCTGGCGTTGGCCGTTCATGGCGGAGTGCTAAGTCAAACGTCGGAGCGAGCCAAGGAAGTTAGTGAACAGACATTCGAGATTTCTGCAGCCTTACGATCATTCTGGTCGTTGTTTCTTCACGCTGAGCAACTGAAGGGTGAAGCCCTACGGCTACACGCCATTGGTGAAGCCTTAAAATCAACTGATCAGTTGGCCTCGGAAGCAATTGGGCAACTAGCACAACTGACTGAAGGACTGAACTACCGACGTAATCCCTATTTCTACCTTCTTTTCGGCATTGCTACCTTGTGGGACATTCATTACCTGTTCCGACTGGAACGCTGGCGAAACGATCACGGTCCCCATCTCAGCCGCTGGTTCGATGCTCTGGGTGAACTTGAAGCACTTACGAGTCTAGCTGGGTTTTCGTATGCACACCCAACTTACGCTACACCTGATATTATTGATGGGCAATTTATTCTGGATATAAAATCGGCAGCTCACCCCCTGCTGCCACCCGACCGAAGTGTTGCTAACTCGCTCGCTCTAACCGGCAATGGACAAACGATCCTGATCACTGGTTCGAACATGTCGGGGAAAAGCACGTTCCTGCGTACGGTTGGAGCAAACGTTGTCCTGGCTCTGGCAGGGGCAGTTGTGAGCGCAGAAGGATTTATTTGCTCGCCGGTACGGGTGTTTACGAGTATGCGTACGCAGGATTCGCTCGAAGAGAGTACCTCGTCGTTCTACGCTGAATTAAAACGATTACAGATGCTTATTAGCCTATCAAAACAGCCAACCCGCCTACCAGTATTATATTTTCTGGACGAAATTCTGAAGGGAACGAACTCCGCTGACCGGCATCGGGGAGCAGAAGCCCTGATCAGACAACTACACCGTACAACAGCATCGGGTTTTGTATCGACGCATGATCTTGAACTTGGGCAGCTCACAGATTCGAGCGATTTTGTCCGAAACTACCATTTTCAGTCAGATCTTCACAATGGCGAACTATTGTTCGATTATAAACTTCGTAACGGCATCTGCGAGAGTTTCAACGCCAGCCAGCTAATGCAGGCCATTGGTATTGAAATCGATGCTCTTCAGAAGTAAAGCCAGTGCCAGTGTACTTTCGGCCCAATTTGTAGCGTTGGCGCTGGAATCTTTATGTATTTGATTAATCCCAGTAATAATCTAGTAGCTCTACTACGAGGTTTTAGAAGCTTAACCAGGTTTATATCGGGGGAAAAATACCATTCGTGTCGCCCGCCCAGACCGTCGTGGCGGATGCTCCAGCTTTCGGCTTCCAATCCCATGCCAACCGAAAGTTGCAGCCAGTCGGGCCAAATATGCCGCCAATGTTGACCACCGAAATGTTCAGGCGAAAACGAAAACCAGTACGTCTGGTTCAGGTAATCGTCAATGGAGAAGCGTTGTCGGGGAATGCCGCGCTCGTCGAAATATTTCGATGTCTGTTGCCAGTAGCTGACTTTCCACTGTGAATCGCGCAGAAATCCCGATCGGTGCTGTGCCATCGGCCAGAAGCCACCGAGAGTGCCAGCTGCAACATCGCGCAAACTGAAGCCATAGGTTGGCGAATAGGCGTCTTTCAGTTCAATTCCCAGCTCTACAAAAGCTGCCGATCCTAAGGCCAGCCATTCGGCTTTCTTCTGGGTAACTCCAGCCCAGCGAAAAGCATTGTAGTAAGTTTCTGAAATAAAAATACCACCTGCCAGATGAGCTACTTTATCGAGGCCACTGGCATACGTTAAATCCCGTCCTTTATCAAAATGGAAAGGAACACCTCTTCCATTCCACCATGTTCGTTCAAGATAGACATACGTAGACCCAAGCGTGAGGAATGACGTTCCTCCAACGGCCCATAAACGGCTTGCTTTTGGGTTAAGAATGTAAAACTGACTACTATCAGGTAAGACAGGTAAAGAGTCAGGGAATAAGGCATTTAGAACAGCTACTAAAAATAGAGCTTTCAAACGTTTAGTCAGATAAAGTCTAAAAAGTGTAAATAAAGTTACATATCGTTGATTTACATTGACTATGGGCAAAAAATATTCTTATTTAAGGGCGAGATAGTGTGAGAATTATACGGTTGTATCGGCGTAGAATCCAAAACAACCCATTGTACTACTTGTTAGATTTACGGAAAGCAGTATCTTTGCAAGCCAACAAATAGTATGCAAGCATACTATTTGTTGGCGGTCTGACTTTGTGAAGAGGAAGCTAATCTCCGAAGTAAACGGAAGCCATAAAGACAATAAAAAAAGCCTTTCCGATTGGAAAGGCTTACGTTAAGGTGGTGGTGATGGACGGAATCGAACCGCCGACACAAGGATTTTCAGTCCTTTGCTCTACCAACTGAGCTACATCACCTAAACGTGGGTGCAAAAGTACGTGGTTAGTGCGGTTTTGCAACACATTGACGAGTTTTTTTTTAGTAAAGTACCGTTTCCCGAATCACTTTGCTGATTATCAGGCGAAACAAGCCCTTAAACGAATGGAAATTTTTCAACAGATTTTATTTGTCGCTGCTCTGGCTGCGACGGCGTGGTACATAACCAAACGAATTCGACTCATTTCAAGGGCTATTAAACTGGGTCGACCAGAGAATCGTTTTGATCACCCCGACGAACGATTAAAAACAATGGTATTGGTGGCATTTGGCCAAAAAAAGATGTTTACAAATCTGCTGGTTGGTAGCATGCATTTTGTTATCTATACTGGATTTATCATCATCAATATTGAGATTCTGGAAATTATTTTAGATGGTATTCTGGGGACGCATCGGCTGTTTGCTCCCTACATTAAACCAATCTATCCGATTCTGATCGACGTATTTGAGGTTCTCGCCTTTGGAGTCCTGGCGGTCTGTGTTGTGTTTCTGTGTCGTCGGTTTATTGCACGGGTTAGCCGTCTACAGGCTGAACGACACCGGGAATTGCGCGGGTGGCCAATTTCTGATGCAACCCTCATTCTGACGGCCGAAATTTTATTGATGATTGCCTTCCTGACCTGGAACGCATCTGACAGCGTGTTGCGTGATCGGGGTGTAGGCCATTATGGTGAACTACAGCGTATTGTTCCTGATTTTTTAGTCAGCCAGTATCTGAAGCCCCTTTTTTCGGGTTTCAGTGATACGGTTCTGGTCGTTTATGAACGCACAGCCTGGTGGCTGCATATCCTGGGTATTCTGGCCTTTGCGATCTACGTTACCTACTCGAAACACCTGCATATTGCACTTGGCTTTCCGAACGTCTATTTTTCAGATCTCCAGCCAAAAGGTGAAATGCAGAACATGCCCGAAATTACTAAAGAGGTCCAGCTTGCCCTGGGATTGCCCGTAACTACATCTGATGGCACCCAGGTCAACGACAACGGTGAACAACCCGTTGAGGTAGGCCGATTTGGTGCCAAGGACGTACAGGACCTGAAATGGATTAATCTCATGAACGCCTATAGCTGTACGGAGTGTGGTCGCTGTACGGCCGCTTGCCCGGCTAATATTACAGGTAAAAAACTCTCACCCCGTAAGATCATGATGGACACACGCGATCGCCTGGAGGAGATTCAGCACGGTTGGCAAACGCATGGTAATGATTACAAAGACGATAAATCACTCCTGAACGACTACATTACAGCCGAAGAGCTCAATGCCTGCACCACTTGTCAGGCGTGTATAAATGCCTGTCCGATCAATATTAATCCGCTGGATATTATTCTGCAATTACGTCGCTATCGGGTTATGGAAGAATCACAGGCACCCGCTTCCTGGAACGCGATGTTCAGTAATATTGAGAATAATATGGCCCCCTGGAAATTCTCGCCAAGCGATCGTTTTAATTGGGCCGATCAGGTTAATGACGCTAAATAAGTTTATAGCTGATTAACAGGCTATGAACCTTAAACCTACATCATGACACAGGAAGTAAAAACATACACCGTTCCGACAATGGCCGATATGGCCGCGTCGGGTGAAGAACCGGAAATTCTGTTTTGGGTCGGCTGTGCTGGCTCATTCGATGATCGCTATAAACGAGTAACGATTGCCTTCGTTCGTATTCTAAACCATGTTGGCATTAAGTTCGCCGTACTGGGGCCAGAGGAAGCCTGCACAGGTGATCCGGCCCGTCGTGCCGGGAATGAGTTTTTGTTCCAGATGCAGGCCATGTCGAATATTCAGGTACTGAATGGCTATAATGTCAAAAAAATTGTGACAGCCTGCCCGCACTGCTTCAACACGCTTAAGAATGAGTATCCCGAATTGGGGGGAAATTATGAAGTAATTCACCATTCGCAGTTTTTACAGGGACTTATCAACGAAGGCCGGGTTCGGGTTAAGGATGGACAGTCGTTTAAAGGACGGCGAATAACATTTCATGACTCATGCTATCTGGGCCGGGCCAATAAAGTCTATGAAGCTCCCCGCGACGTTTTGGCAGCTCTGGATGCCGATCTGGTCGAGATGAAACGAGTACGAGCTAATGGTTTATGCTGTGGAGCGGGTGGTGGACAGTATTTCAAAGAACCGGAACCCGGCAAAAAAGACGTGAACGTAGAGCGCGTTGAGGAGGCACTCGGTACCGGCGCTGACACCATTGCCGTAGCTTGCCCATTCTGCATGACTATGATGTCTGATGGGGTAAAAAATAAAAATCGTGAAGATTCCGTTCGGGTTTATGACATTTCGGAACTCATAGCACAGGGTCAGGGATTGTAAAAGAGTGGTCGAATGGTGAATGGAAGTGATCCTAACCTTGTTAATCAGTCATGGTTCTTAATTCATTCTATATCATTTAAAATGTACGTTGACTTTGACAAGCTGCCCGATCATGCCCGCGTATGGGTTTATCAGGCAAACCGCCCCCTTTCGGACGGAGAGGTACGTGTGATTGGAGAGACGTTGAAACCAGCTCTGAGCCAATGGGCTGCTCATGGTCAGCCATTGCTGGCATCGGCATTGGTTATTGAAAACCGGTTTGTCGTTGTTGGCGTAGACGAAGGCTACAATTTGCCGAGTGGGTGCTCAATTGATGCATCGGTTCGAACCTTACAGGACATTGGTCGTCAATTAAGTGATAATAGCGGCTCTGTCGATTTTTTTGATCGTTCGGCGGCAGTGCAGAATGCCGATGGTTCAGTGGCGGTATATCCTTTGCCTGCGATTAAATCGGCCGTTACGGATGGCCTCCTGAACCCCAATACAACTGTATTTAATACACTGGTTAAAACAAAAGCGGAGTTTTTGGCAGAATGGCATGTCAGAGCTGCCGATTCCTGGCTTAAGCGGTATTTTAAATCTGCAGTAGCCTAAGAATTCGTAGATCTGTAAGAGAATCAGCCGCTAGCCAGATAATCGCTAGTGGCTGATTCGATTTAACAGGAAATCATTCGTAAACGTTCCCTGCCAAATCGTCATATTTAATTGATTTTGAGCCGTTTTTTGAACAAAGGAGTGATTTTTGCAGTCAAGTCTTAATACGGCTCAACGAATTGCTTGTGTATAATTATCGAATTCGTTGAGTATTGCCGACGGTAAAAGGCAATTAACTCTTACTTTTATGGCGACCATACAAGAAGTTATGTCAGATACGCCAACTCGCGACGACGACCAATTGCTACCCGACGGCGATCCTATTGACCAGCCCTCGGCCGACACACCTGCCCGTGGTTATACCGACGAGCAGAAGTATCGGATTTTCAACAAGGAGTTCATGCCCCACATTGACTCCATGTACAACTTTGCTTTTCGCTTAACAACCGACGAAGACGATGCCAATGATCTCGTTCAGGATACTTATTTAAAGGCATTTCGATTCATTTCGTCCTTTGAGCAAGGAACTAACGCAAAGGCATGGCTGTTTCGGATTCTGAAGAACAGCTTCATCAACGATTATAGAAAAAAGAGTAAGGAGCCAGCTAAGGTAGATTATCAGGACGTTGAAACGACCTATAATTCTGAAGATGCCGAAGCTGAGCATACCGTCGACCTGAGGGCCGAATCCGTTTCTGATCTGATCGGTGACGAAGTGGCAACTGCCCTGAATTCGTTGCCGGTAGATTTCCGGACTGTAATTATTCTTTGCGATATTGAAGGATTCACATACGAAGAGATGGCCAAGATTCTGGACATTCCTATCGGTACAGTTCGATCTCGCTTACACCGTGCCCGGAACCTATTGAAAGAAAAATTGCGTGATTACGCATCATCAATGGGTTATAATGAAGAAAATGAAGAATAAACCGAACTTTTTCTACGCATATTTTGGTTCTGCTAGTAACTTAACGTATTATTATTCTTGGAATAAATAAGACTTTTCCAATGCAAACGTCGTTACCATCGTCATCTTCATCCAACGCAAAGCCTGAGATGAAAGAACATTGCAGTCACAGGACAGACTGCCTGAAGATGATTCAATTAATTCTGGACGGGGAGGCAACCGAGCAGCAGCTCGCCAGATTAAAGGTCAATCTTGAATCCTGTAAACCTTGTATCGAGATGTACCATCTCGAAAAAGAAGTAAAAGAATTATTGACCAAGCGAATAGAAAAGAGATGCTGCCCCGACCAATTGGTGGCGACGATCAAATCTAAAATCCTGAGTTTCAGTTAATAATTAGTATACAAGTTGGGGTAATTAAGGAAATGCTTTTATAAGCTGCCTTAATTACCCCAATTTATTTACCCAATTAATCATCACCCACTTTGGACGGTAAACTTATCATTTTTTCAGCCCCTTCTGGTTCCGGGAAAACAACGATTGTCAAGCATTTGCTGGCCGAGAACGATAATCTCGGCTTTTCCATTTCGGCCTGTACGCGTGATCGCCGGGGGCGGAGCGAAGTAAACGGTAAAGATTATTATTTCCTTACGCCAGAAGAATTTAAGCAAAAGATTGATAATGATGAATTTGTGGAGTGGGAGGAAGTTTATACGGGCGCTTTTTATGGGACGTTAAAATCAGAAATCGAACGCCTTTGGGCCAACGGTAAGCATGTGTTGTTCGATGTTGACGTTCAGGGCGGCTTAAAGCTAAAAGAGTATTACGGTGATAAAGCGCTGGCCGTTTTTGTACAGGTACCCAACGAGGAAACACTACGCCAACGCCTGATTGGTCGTGGCTCGGAAACAGAAGAAAGCCTGTCAAAACGATTATTCAAAGTCCATTTTGAAATGAGCTTTAAGAATCGCTTCGATGTAATTCTGGTTAATGATGAGTTAGATACATCGCTGGAAAAGGCGCAGAAACTCGTCGATGATTTCGTCCTGGAAAGCAAAGCACCCGCTAAAGGAACCGTTATATAATCGTATTGGGAGTGGGAAGTAGGTGCGAGCGTAGCTGCTTACACCTATTTCACGCTCATTGCTCCTATGAAAATTGGCTTATTTTTCGGCTCGTTTAACCCTATTCATATTGGCCATTTGATTATTGCCAACACAATGGCCACCACAACAGATCTGGAGCAAGTGTGGTTTGTTGTTTCTCCCCAGAATCCCTTCAAGAAGACAAAGAGCCTCTTGCATGAGTTTGATCGGTTCGATATGGTTGAGCGAGCCATTGCCGACAATAGCCGTTTGAAAGCGACCGATATCGAGTTTTCAATGCCCAAGCCTAGCTATACGATTGATACGCTTACTCGGCTCAGTGAAAAATATCAGCAGCATACGTTTACGCTGATTATGGGTGAGGATAACCTGGAGCAGTTCGCGAATTGGAAAAACTATAACAAAATTCTTGAGTACTACGGTCTGTATGTTTATCCACGGCCTCGTGCGCAGGAAAGCCCGTTTAAAGCCAATCCGAATGTTCGGCTTGTCGAATCGCCATTATTGGACATATCAGCAACGTTCATTCGTGACAGTATCCGCTCCAATCGCTCGATTCGATACATGGTGCCGGATGTAGTGGAGGAAATGATACTTCGGAAAAAGTTTTACGTATAATCTAGCTGGAAAGTCAACTTATTCACGGCAAACCATTTTGAAAGGTAATTTCAGTTGCGAGCCCAATCGCGCTCATGCGGATGGCCACAGAGCGACTGGTTGATTTGCCGCCGGGAGTATCGCAATGGGGCCCTTTCTCCAGAAAATAGATGTAAAATTTTTGGTTACGATCCTCAATCTGATTGATATCAGGTCGGCCCAGCAAATCACCAATTGTGTTGGCTGTTTTTCCTTTCAGGTTCTGAATCTCTGCCTTAAAAGCTGGAACGAGCGTCGCTCGAACGCCATTGCAGCCACCCCTGTCACTACGCCATTTTTTTAGATCCAACTTGCCAAACTGATCAGGAACGGTACTACAGCCGGATAGTAGAATGATCGTGAATAGTATATACAGAACTTTCATGTTTTTTCTCTTTCAACACAAAGGCACACAAAACGCTGGGGAAAATAGCTTCAGCGTTTTGTGTGCCTTTGTGTTCATTCATTATTGCTCATTATAGAGCACTTGCAACAGGGTTTGACCGACCGCTTTAAGGGTGCCACGGTCAATGTTACTCATGTTATCTTCGGCGGTGTGCCAGGCTGGAAAGAATCCACCCGTGCCAATATTTGTATGAATAATATCAATCATAGGAATCTTGGCGATCGTATTTGGCGCAATGTGGTCGTCGGTGATTTGACCGCCCTGCGTATCTACAAAATACTGGCTGTAACCTGCCCGACTAGCCGTTTGCCAGACGTTGTTGACTACAGTTGGAGCAAATTGCATGGAAAAGCCCTCTTTTGCAAAGGTGGCTCCTTTGGCGCCAACCATATCTAACAAAATGCCGTAATAGGCCGAATAGCCAGGCTTGTGCAGGTTTTTGGCCCAATAGCGTGAGCCCAGACAGAAACCTATGTAATCATACTGATTGCCGCTTTCTTTCTCGAAGTCGTTCGCTGCTTTTTCGCCATTGCCCCAATCTTCGGCATCGAAGAAAACCAGATCGATGCCGACAGTTGGTTTTTGCTGGTTCTGCTGAATCGTACGGGCCAGTTCCAGCAAGATACCTACACCACTGGCCCCATCATTAGCGGCTGTAACAGGTTTATTTTTGTCGGCTGCATCGGGGTCCTGATCGGCATGCGGGCGAGAATCCCAGTGCGAAGCCAGCACAATGCGTTTGGTGGCTTTGGGAT comes from Spirosoma aureum and encodes:
- a CDS encoding M28 family peptidase; this encodes MIKPITLSALAFLLAFSSCRTKQSQSETTQTNDQPVMVSAPAFNADSAYVYIDQQVKFGPRVPNTPAHVQAGNYLASKLKQFGCEVTEQNFVATTWDGKKLNARNIIGSINPKATKRIVLASHWDSRPHADQDPDAADKNKPVTAANDGASGVGILLELARTIQQNQQKPTVGIDLVFFDAEDWGNGEKAANDFEKESGNQYDYIGFCLGSRYWAKNLHKPGYSAYYGILLDMVGAKGATFAKEGFSMQFAPTVVNNVWQTASRAGYSQYFVDTQGGQITDDHIAPNTIAKIPMIDIIHTNIGTGGFFPAWHTAEDNMSNIDRGTLKAVGQTLLQVLYNEQ
- a CDS encoding DUF2279 domain-containing protein encodes the protein MKALFLVAVLNALFPDSLPVLPDSSQFYILNPKASRLWAVGGTSFLTLGSTYVYLERTWWNGRGVPFHFDKGRDLTYASGLDKVAHLAGGIFISETYYNAFRWAGVTQKKAEWLALGSAAFVELGIELKDAYSPTYGFSLRDVAAGTLGGFWPMAQHRSGFLRDSQWKVSYWQQTSKYFDERGIPRQRFSIDDYLNQTYWFSFSPEHFGGQHWRHIWPDWLQLSVGMGLEAESWSIRHDGLGGRHEWYFSPDINLVKLLKPRSRATRLLLGLIKYIKIPAPTLQIGPKVHWHWLYF
- a CDS encoding MutS-related protein; amino-acid sequence: MTTENTFQERQQQFIKAEKVAHQQYNQLAFWRLVWFVGSVIAFWLLIRFDQQLGAALCFLIGLAGFLFLLKKHQAIRNERNLNHHLAFVNQDEIARLKRQYLRPESGDQFTNPTHFYSGDLDVFGKHSLFRLLNRTHTYEGQNRLAAWLQAPAGPDAVRLRQLASDELKTKLDWRQQFEALAYSEETITRSPEALVKWATADVSPLPTYLTSVRFLFPAITLGLFVAWLMGYLPGLAVLLALAVHGGVLSQTSERAKEVSEQTFEISAALRSFWSLFLHAEQLKGEALRLHAIGEALKSTDQLASEAIGQLAQLTEGLNYRRNPYFYLLFGIATLWDIHYLFRLERWRNDHGPHLSRWFDALGELEALTSLAGFSYAHPTYATPDIIDGQFILDIKSAAHPLLPPDRSVANSLALTGNGQTILITGSNMSGKSTFLRTVGANVVLALAGAVVSAEGFICSPVRVFTSMRTQDSLEESTSSFYAELKRLQMLISLSKQPTRLPVLYFLDEILKGTNSADRHRGAEALIRQLHRTTASGFVSTHDLELGQLTDSSDFVRNYHFQSDLHNGELLFDYKLRNGICESFNASQLMQAIGIEIDALQK
- the nadD gene encoding nicotinate (nicotinamide) nucleotide adenylyltransferase, whose amino-acid sequence is MKIGLFFGSFNPIHIGHLIIANTMATTTDLEQVWFVVSPQNPFKKTKSLLHEFDRFDMVERAIADNSRLKATDIEFSMPKPSYTIDTLTRLSEKYQQHTFTLIMGEDNLEQFANWKNYNKILEYYGLYVYPRPRAQESPFKANPNVRLVESPLLDISATFIRDSIRSNRSIRYMVPDVVEEMILRKKFYV
- a CDS encoding 4Fe-4S dicluster domain-containing protein, producing MEIFQQILFVAALAATAWYITKRIRLISRAIKLGRPENRFDHPDERLKTMVLVAFGQKKMFTNLLVGSMHFVIYTGFIIINIEILEIILDGILGTHRLFAPYIKPIYPILIDVFEVLAFGVLAVCVVFLCRRFIARVSRLQAERHRELRGWPISDATLILTAEILLMIAFLTWNASDSVLRDRGVGHYGELQRIVPDFLVSQYLKPLFSGFSDTVLVVYERTAWWLHILGILAFAIYVTYSKHLHIALGFPNVYFSDLQPKGEMQNMPEITKEVQLALGLPVTTSDGTQVNDNGEQPVEVGRFGAKDVQDLKWINLMNAYSCTECGRCTAACPANITGKKLSPRKIMMDTRDRLEEIQHGWQTHGNDYKDDKSLLNDYITAEELNACTTCQACINACPININPLDIILQLRRYRVMEESQAPASWNAMFSNIENNMAPWKFSPSDRFNWADQVNDAK
- a CDS encoding sigma-70 family RNA polymerase sigma factor, which gives rise to MATIQEVMSDTPTRDDDQLLPDGDPIDQPSADTPARGYTDEQKYRIFNKEFMPHIDSMYNFAFRLTTDEDDANDLVQDTYLKAFRFISSFEQGTNAKAWLFRILKNSFINDYRKKSKEPAKVDYQDVETTYNSEDAEAEHTVDLRAESVSDLIGDEVATALNSLPVDFRTVIILCDIEGFTYEEMAKILDIPIGTVRSRLHRARNLLKEKLRDYASSMGYNEENEE
- a CDS encoding Fur family transcriptional regulator, with amino-acid sequence MALAAKTLKDFNLRHTNGREEVLDLFLNAGHALAHNDVENGLGPDHDRVTIYRTLRTFLDKGLLHKVLDDEGGTKYALCRETCAHGHHHHDHVHFKCEACGQTTCLDQVRIPTIALPEGYNRKEMNLLIQGVCLDCNK
- a CDS encoding (Fe-S)-binding protein gives rise to the protein MTQEVKTYTVPTMADMAASGEEPEILFWVGCAGSFDDRYKRVTIAFVRILNHVGIKFAVLGPEEACTGDPARRAGNEFLFQMQAMSNIQVLNGYNVKKIVTACPHCFNTLKNEYPELGGNYEVIHHSQFLQGLINEGRVRVKDGQSFKGRRITFHDSCYLGRANKVYEAPRDVLAALDADLVEMKRVRANGLCCGAGGGQYFKEPEPGKKDVNVERVEEALGTGADTIAVACPFCMTMMSDGVKNKNREDSVRVYDISELIAQGQGL
- the gmk gene encoding guanylate kinase; the protein is MDGKLIIFSAPSGSGKTTIVKHLLAENDNLGFSISACTRDRRGRSEVNGKDYYFLTPEEFKQKIDNDEFVEWEEVYTGAFYGTLKSEIERLWANGKHVLFDVDVQGGLKLKEYYGDKALAVFVQVPNEETLRQRLIGRGSETEESLSKRLFKVHFEMSFKNRFDVILVNDELDTSLEKAQKLVDDFVLESKAPAKGTVI